The Acidimicrobiales bacterium genome contains the following window.
TCGGACCTGCGCCGGGCGCTCGGGGCGACGCTGCCGCCCTACATGGTGCCGTCCGTCATCGTCGCCCTCGACGCGTTCCCACTCACGCCGAACGGCAAGATCGACCGCAACGCCCTGCCGGCGGCCCAGGCCCCCGGCGAGCGGACCTACGTGGCGCCCCGCACGTCGGAGGAGGTGGTACTGGCCGAGGTGTGGGCCGAGGCGCTCAGCGTCGAGCAGGTGAGCGTGCACGACAACTTCTTCGACCTCGGGGGCCACTCGCTCCTGGCCACCCAGGTCGTGGCCCTCACCCGGGAGCGGGCGGGAGCGGAGATCCCCGTCCGGGCCATCTTCGAGGCGCCCACGGTGGCCGAGCTGGCGGTGGTGGTGGCCGGCGCCGGCGGGCGCCCCACCCTCCCGCCGCTGGTGGCCGTCGACCGGGCCCGGTTCCGGCGCTGACCCCACCCTGGGCCGCGGCGGGCCGGTCGTGAAGATCACCGTGCTGTTGCCGCTGCTGCCGCCGCTCACGCCGAGCGGGGGCTACCGGGTCCACCTGGAGTACGCCAACCGCCTGGCGGCCCGGGGCCACGAGGTGACGGTGGTCTTCCCGCTCACCGTTCCCCTCCCGCCGCCCCCTCCCGCCGGGGCGCCGGCGGCCGCCGGTGCGCCGGCGGCGATGGCGGTGGAGCCGTCGCCCTCCGTCGGCGAGCGGCTGTGGTGGTTCGACCTCGACGATCGGGTGCGCACGCTCGTCGTCCCCGACCTCCGGGCCCCGTCGGTGCCGCCGTCCGACGTGGTGGTGCTCACCTCATGGGCCACGGCGGAGGCCGCCCTCGACCACCCGCCGTCGCTCGGCCGCAAGGTCTACGTGGTGTACGACTACGAGTACTGGCGCTCGGTGCCCGAGGCGATCAGAGATCGCATGGCGCGCACGTTCCACATCGACGCCGACGTGGTGGCCACGTCGGTGGCCGTCGAGGAGATGCTGGCCGACAACGGCGTGCGGCCCGCCGTCACCATCCCGTGCGGCATCGACCTGACCACCTTCCGCCTCCGCCGCCCGGTCGAGGAGCGGGCGCCCATGCGGGTCGGGCTCCCCCTGCGGGCCGAGCCGTTCAAGGCGACGGCCGACGGCGTGGCCGCCCTGGAGCAGGTGCGGCGCCGGGTGGGCCCAAACCTCGACGTGGTGGCGTTCGGGTCGGCGACCGTGCCCGACCTTCCCGACTGGGTCCACGTGGTGGCCCGGCCGAGCGACGCCGAGCTGGTCGAGCTGTACAACTCGGTGTCTATGTTCGTGCTGCCGTCGCGCTACGAGGGGTGGGGGCTTCCCGGCTGCGAGGCGATGGCCTGCGGGGCCGCCCTGGTGACGACCGACAGCGTGGGGGTGCGCAGCTACGCGCACCACGACGAGACGGCGCTGGTGGTCCCGCCCGGCGCCCCGGAGGCGCTGGCCGACGCCGTGTGCGACCTGTTGCACGACGACGAACGCCGCCGCCGGCTCGCGCACGCCGGCCAGGCGTACGTCCAGCGCTTCACCTGGGAGGCGGCGGTGGACGCCCTGGAGCGGGTGCTGGCGCGATGAGTACTTCGCATCGGAGGTCCGGCGTGCCAAACTTGCACTCGTTGCGACGCTAACCAGCTCGCGGGTTGATCACGGAGCTTCGACGAGCCTGGAAGGAAGATCCATGGCCGCACCACAGGGACGCTCGGACACCGGCGACAGGGAGCTGGAGCCGAACTCGCTCCCCGAGCCTCTGGTGCGCGGCTTCCAGGATCTCGGCCTCAGCCCCTACGAGTCGAGGGTCCTCCTCGCCCTGCTCCAGCGGGGCTCGGCCAACAGCGTCGAGCTGTCCAAGCGCTCGGGCGTGCCGCGCACGGCCGTCTACCCCGTCCTCCAGGGACTGGGCATGCGGGGCATGGCCGACCGGGTGGCCGGGCCGGGCCCGGCCGTGTGGGCCAGCCCGGGGCGCGACCAGGTCATGCAGCGGCTGAAGGCGGCCGAGGAGGAGCGCCTGCGCCAGCACCGGGACCGGGCGGACGGCGTCCGCCAGCTGCTCGACCGCACGTTCCCCGAGGAGCCGCCCGACGTGGCCCTGCCGTTCGTGCACATCCTGCCCGGCGCCCGGCAGATGAAGGGGACGTACGAGGAGCTGCTCCGCAGTGCCGACTCCGAGGTGATGATGTTCACCCGGGCCCCCTACACCTGGAGCTTCCCCAACCCGAACCACGCCGTGCTGGAGATGCTCGAGCGCGACGTCGACGTGCGGGTGCTCTACGAGGCCCGGGAGTGGGACGACCTCAGCGCCGAGCCCTTCCGAGCCGAGATGGCCGTCTACCACGCGGCGGGGGTCAAGGCCCGCCTGGTCGAGCACCTGGCCCTCAAGCTGGTGATCGTGGACCGGTCCGTCGCCCTGGTGAACATGCTCCACCCGGTGGCCGTCGACGGGTACCCCACCACGCTCCACATCGAGCACCCAGGCTTCGCCGGGCTGGCCGCCACCGCCTTCGACCAGCTCTGGGACGACGCCCAGCCCCTGCGCGAGCCGCGGCTCGACGACGGGGCGGTCGACGGCGCGCTGGAGGCGCTCGACGGCGACCCGGCGCCGGTCGAGGGCGACACGGTCGCCAGGCGCCGCCTGCGCCGCACGACCGACTGAGCACGCGACCCCGTCGCGCCCCGCCGGCGGCCGGCGCAGTCGCATTCCTTCCCGCCCCCGGCGGGCGGCGCTCTCTCGGACTGCGCCGAGGTCGGTTGAGAGTTGAACGTCTGTTCGATAGAATGGCGCAGCATCCACCGCCGCAGCGAGGGAGGACCTGCGCCATGGATACCGTCAGTAGCGAGACCGCCGGCGAGGTGCCGCTGGAGCACCTCGAGCACGAGATATGCCAGCTGTCCGCCCACCTCTCGGCGGCCATGTGCCGCTGGCTCGAACTGGTGGCCGAGTTCGACCGGCGCCAGGGCTGGGGCCACCAGGGGGCGAAGTCGTGGGCCCAGTGGCTCAGCTGGAGGTGCGGGCTCAGCCTGGTCGCAGGCCGCCAGCATCTCCGGGTGGCGAACCGTCTCCCCGCCCTACCGGCCGTGCGGGATGCGTTCGCGGCCGGCGAGCTGACGTACCCCAAGGTGCGGGCGCTGGTGAGAATCGCCACACCGGAGTCCGAGAGCGAGCTGGTCGAGCTGGCCCGCCACACCACGGCCGCCCAGCTCGATCGCATTGCGCGCGTGCGGGCCGGCGTCGATACCGGTGACGCCGAGGAGGCGGCGCGTCGTCATGCCGCCCGCCACGTCCACTGGTTCTGGGACGACGATGGCTCGCTGGTGCTCACCGCCCGGCTCGGCGCCGATGAGGGTGCCCTCGTGCTTCAGGCCCTCGACGCCGCCGCCCACGCCCTCCGCTCCGGCACCACGGACGACGATCCCGCGGGATCGTCCGGGGACCTCTCGGTGAACGCCAAAACCGCGGTACCGGAAGACTCCAGCTGCGATGACCCCGCGGGATCGTCCGAGGCCGCCGCGATTGGCGATCCCGCAGGATCGTCCGAGGGCACCGCGGTAGACGATCCCGCGGGATCGTCTGCACCTGTCGAGCCGGTCGTGGATGCGACTGCCGACGCCCGTGCACGCAACGCCGAGAGCGCCCGGGTGCCGGCGTCTCGGGCCGATGCGCTGGTGGCCATGGCCGAGACGATGCTGGCCCACGGCCCCGCCGCCCGCGACGGCGGCGAGCGCTACCAGGTGGTGATCACCGTGGATGTCGCCACTCTGGCCGGCGTCGGCCCCGTCGGGTGGGGTGAAATCGACGACGGGCCAGGCCTGCCCTCCGAGGCGGCCCGGCGCCTGGCGTGCGACTCGACGGTGGTGGCCATGAGCCTGGCCGACGGAGGCGAGCCGCTCAGCGTGGGGCGGGCCACCCCCACGATCCCCCGCCACATCCGCCGCGCCCTACGCACGCGTGACGGCGGGTGCCGGTTCCCGGGCTGGTCGCCGCACCAGTCGTGCGGCCGGTCGTCCTCGACGTCGACGATCTCAATCGCCAGCTCGGCGTCGTGATCGCCTCCACTACCGGGGCCTGCCTGTGGGGCGGCGAGCGCCTCGACCTGGGCCTCACCATCGACGCCATTCTCTGCCTGGAGGGCAGCATCGGCGCCTGACCGTTGCCGACCGGTCGCTCAGGTCGGGGCAGTCAGCAGGTGGAGGGGTCGGGGTCGTCGGTCACGGGGATCCGTCCCGCCTCGGTGACGAGCTGGATACGCCCCTTCGGCTCGCACGTCACGGTGTAGCCGACGCGGGCGTCGCCGACGGTGTCCGTGTCGACCTGGTCGCGCTCCGACTCGAAGCACGTCTGATCGAACTCGCGCTCGGCCAGGATGAGGCGCCCGTACCGGTAATAGTCGTGGTAGGCGCCCTCCCGGTTTCGCACGCCCATGGTCGTGTCCAGCACGACCTGCCACTGGCCCGGTCGAAGCGGCCGCCATCTCGCCGCCCGGACGGTGAACTCGACCTGGCCGCCTTCGGAGTCGACGCTGACCCGAGGATCGGCGTGGGGCGTGAAGGTGGTCCAGCCCGCACCGGTCGGGTCGGGGCACGAGGGCGACGGTCTGGCCTCGGACCCGTCGTCGTCCCCCGCCGAGCCGCCGTCCCAGGGACGCCACGCGGCGACGCCGATGGCGGCCGCGAGGAGGACGGCGGCGGCGGCGAGGGCGGTCGAGCGGCGGAGCGGCCGCTTCGTCTTCACCACCGGCTCGCCGCGGAGGGACCGGAGCAGGTTGTCCACGTCCTGGTGCCAGCTCTCGTCCCGGAGCTCGATGGCCTGGCGACCCACCAGCGGGCGAAGGTCCTCGGGAAGGTCGGCGGCCGCCGGTAGGGAGGCACCCCCGACGAGGGCGGGCGCGACCGGCACGTTGCGCTTGAGGACGGTGGCCAGCTCGAGCCTGACGTAGTCGTCCGGGTCGAACAGGCGGGGCCGGCCGTCCGCCGTCGATGCCTCGAGCCAACCGGGACCGATCACCGCCACCGCCGCGTCGGCCCCCTCCAGGGCGCCGTGGATGGCGGCGGCGAAGTCGTGGCCGGCACCGATGTCGGTGACGTCCTGGAACACGTTCCTCGAGCCCAGGCGCTGGGCCAGGCTGTCCGACAGGCGCCCGGCATGGCCGCCGACGTCGGAGCGCCGGTAGCTCAAGAAGATGCGCACGCCCGGAGTCTTCCAGGATCGGGACCCGGAGCGCGGCCGGCCGCCGGCTACGCGCTCGCGTCGCGACGGGCGCCGTCGGCCGCGAGGTAGGACAGCGCCACGCCGGCGTGCAGGGCGATGCCCGTGGCCATCGCCGCCTCGTCGAGAACCATCGCCGCCGAGTGGTTCGGTGCGGCCGGCGCGCCGCCCGGCGGTTCGCTGCCCAGGGCGACCATGGCGCCGGGGACGCGAGCCAGCACGTAGGCGAAGTCGTCGGACGACATGAGCGGCCGGTCCCAGAGATGCACGAAGCCCTCGCCCACCACGTCCCTGGCCACGCCGGCGACCCACGTGGTGAACCCGGCGTCGTTCGCCAGCGGCGGGTACCCCTCGTCGACGACCATCTCGGCGACCAGCTCGTGCGCCGCCGCGATGCCAGCCGAGATGCGCCGTACCCCGTCGACCACGGTGGCCCGCGCCTGGCCGGACAGGGCCCGCAGCGTCCCTTCGATCGTCACCTCGTCGGGGATGACGGCGTCGCCCGAGCCCGCGGCCAGCCCGGTGATGGAGAGGACGGCCGGGCTGGCCGGGCTGACGCGGCGGGTCACCAGGCTCTGGAGGGCGAGAACCGTCTCGCATGCGGCGGGCACCGGGTCCAGCGTCTGGTCCGGCGCCGCAGCGGGACCGCCCCGGCCCCGCATCGTGATGCGCAGCGAGTCCGACGAGGCGAGCAGCGGGCCGGGCAGGCAGCCCACGTGGCCGCTGCGGTAGGTGGGGATGGAGTGGATGGCGAAGGCGGCGCTCACCGGCGGGTCGTCCAGCAAGCCCTCCTCGAGCATGGCCCTGGCGCCGTGGTGCTGCTCCTCGCCGGGCTGGAACATCAGGCGCACCGTCCCCGCCAGGTGGGCGCGGTGGCGGGCCAGCAGCGATGCTGCACCCACCAGCATGGCCACGTGGGCGTCGTGGCCGCACGAGTGCATCACGCCCGCGCTCGGTGGCGAACTCCAGGCCGGTCGTCTCGCGCTGGGGCAGGGCGTCCATGTCGGCCCGCAGGAGGATCGTCGGCCCCGGAGCGGCGCCGTGCAGGTCGGCGACCACCGCCGAGATGCCCTTGCCCACGACGACGTCGACCGGCAGGCCGGCCAACGCGTCGAGCACCGCCTGCTGCGTCCGCGGGAGGTCGAGGCCGAGCTCGGGCCACCGGTGGATCCGCCGGCGCAGGGCCACGGCCTCGGGCAGGAGCGTGCGCGCCTCACCCCGCAGCTGCTCGCCCGGCGGCGCCACGCTCGCCTCGCGGCGGGGGATCGCTGCGTCGAGGGGCGGCCGGTGCCGGTCCGACGGTGCCCCGGCACTACCCTGCGGCTGGCGCCGGGAAACGACAGTGGGGAGGGACCCTCGTGCGCGTGCTGTTCACGAGCGCGGCGGGGTACGGCCACCTGCACCCGAAGATGCCGCTGGCCCAGGCGCTGGCGGGTACCGGCCACGAGGTGGCGTTCGCCATCCCGGAGCGCTTCTGCGAGCGGGTGCGCGCCGCCGGCTTCACCGCCTTCCCGACGGGACCCGACGGGCCCCAGCTGGCGGAGAAGATGCAGGAGCGCCACCCCGACGGACCCGGGATCCCGCCCGAGGAGCGTCTGCGGTTCGTGGTCACCACGATGATCGAGATCGCCGTGCCGGCGGTGCTCGACGACCTGGTGCCGCTCGTGCGGTCGTGGGCGCCCGACCTACTCGTGCACGACCCCTCGAACTGGGCGGCGCCGATCGCCGCCCAGGCCACGGCCACTCCCTACGTGAACCAGAGCTGGGGCCCGCTGTTCCCGCGCCCCGAGCTCGCCCTGGCGGCCGGTGCGGTGGCGCCCATCCGGGAGGCCTGGGGCCTGGCGGCCGACGA
Protein-coding sequences here:
- a CDS encoding M20 family metallopeptidase, with protein sequence MAGTRQRLGQRHLRVQVAVPRRAREQHAHEGPSPLSFPGASRRVVPGHRRTGTGRPSTQRSPAARRAWRRRASSCGVRRARSCPRPWPCAGGSTGGPSSASTSRGRSRRCSTRWPACRSTSSWARASRRWSPTCTAPLRGRRSSCGPTWTPCPSARRPAWSSPPSAGVMHSCGHDAHVAMLVGAASLLARHRAHLAGTVRLMFQPGEEQHHGARAMLEEGLLDDPPVSAAFAIHSIPTYRSGHVGCLPGPLLASSDSLRITMRGRGGPAAAPDQTLDPVPAACETVLALQSLVTRRVSPASPAVLSITGLAAGSGDAVIPDEVTIEGTLRALSGQARATVVDGVRRISAGIAAAHELVAEMVVDEGYPPLANDAGFTTWVAGVARDVVGEGFVHLWDRPLMSSDDFAYVLARVPGAMVALGSEPPGGAPAAPNHSAAMVLDEAAMATGIALHAGVALSYLAADGARRDASA
- a CDS encoding DUF222 domain-containing protein yields the protein MDTVSSETAGEVPLEHLEHEICQLSAHLSAAMCRWLELVAEFDRRQGWGHQGAKSWAQWLSWRCGLSLVAGRQHLRVANRLPALPAVRDAFAAGELTYPKVRALVRIATPESESELVELARHTTAAQLDRIARVRAGVDTGDAEEAARRHAARHVHWFWDDDGSLVLTARLGADEGALVLQALDAAAHALRSGTTDDDPAGSSGDLSVNAKTAVPEDSSCDDPAGSSEAAAIGDPAGSSEGTAVDDPAGSSAPVEPVVDATADARARNAESARVPASRADALVAMAETMLAHGPAARDGGERYQVVITVDVATLAGVGPVGWGEIDDGPGLPSEAARRLACDSTVVAMSLADGGEPLSVGRATPTIPRHIRRALRTRDGGCRFPGWSPHQSCGRSSSTSTISIASSAS
- a CDS encoding glycosyltransferase family 4 protein; the protein is MKITVLLPLLPPLTPSGGYRVHLEYANRLAARGHEVTVVFPLTVPLPPPPPAGAPAAAGAPAAMAVEPSPSVGERLWWFDLDDRVRTLVVPDLRAPSVPPSDVVVLTSWATAEAALDHPPSLGRKVYVVYDYEYWRSVPEAIRDRMARTFHIDADVVATSVAVEEMLADNGVRPAVTIPCGIDLTTFRLRRPVEERAPMRVGLPLRAEPFKATADGVAALEQVRRRVGPNLDVVAFGSATVPDLPDWVHVVARPSDAELVELYNSVSMFVLPSRYEGWGLPGCEAMACGAALVTTDSVGVRSYAHHDETALVVPPGAPEALADAVCDLLHDDERRRRLAHAGQAYVQRFTWEAAVDALERVLAR
- a CDS encoding helix-turn-helix domain-containing protein; this translates as MAAPQGRSDTGDRELEPNSLPEPLVRGFQDLGLSPYESRVLLALLQRGSANSVELSKRSGVPRTAVYPVLQGLGMRGMADRVAGPGPAVWASPGRDQVMQRLKAAEEERLRQHRDRADGVRQLLDRTFPEEPPDVALPFVHILPGARQMKGTYEELLRSADSEVMMFTRAPYTWSFPNPNHAVLEMLERDVDVRVLYEAREWDDLSAEPFRAEMAVYHAAGVKARLVEHLALKLVIVDRSVALVNMLHPVAVDGYPTTLHIEHPGFAGLAATAFDQLWDDAQPLREPRLDDGAVDGALEALDGDPAPVEGDTVARRRLRRTTD
- a CDS encoding phosphopantetheine-binding protein, which translates into the protein SDLRRALGATLPPYMVPSVIVALDAFPLTPNGKIDRNALPAAQAPGERTYVAPRTSEEVVLAEVWAEALSVEQVSVHDNFFDLGGHSLLATQVVALTRERAGAEIPVRAIFEAPTVAELAVVVAGAGGRPTLPPLVAVDRARFRR
- a CDS encoding toll/interleukin-1 receptor domain-containing protein, with translation MRIFLSYRRSDVGGHAGRLSDSLAQRLGSRNVFQDVTDIGAGHDFAAAIHGALEGADAAVAVIGPGWLEASTADGRPRLFDPDDYVRLELATVLKRNVPVAPALVGGASLPAAADLPEDLRPLVGRQAIELRDESWHQDVDNLLRSLRGEPVVKTKRPLRRSTALAAAAVLLAAAIGVAAWRPWDGGSAGDDDGSEARPSPSCPDPTGAGWTTFTPHADPRVSVDSEGGQVEFTVRAARWRPLRPGQWQVVLDTTMGVRNREGAYHDYYRYGRLILAEREFDQTCFESERDQVDTDTVGDARVGYTVTCEPKGRIQLVTEAGRIPVTDDPDPSTC